In one Rugosibacter aromaticivorans genomic region, the following are encoded:
- a CDS encoding ribose-phosphate pyrophosphokinase, with protein MSYDSLMVFTGNANPKLAADVVRRLHISLGRANVGRFSDGEVNVEILEHVRGQDVFILQSTCQPTNDNLMELMVMVDALKRASAGRITAAIPYFGYARQDRRTRSARVAITAKVVANMLQAVGVQRLLTVDLHADQIQGFFDIPVDNIYAAPILLGDIWKQQHDNLLVVSPDVGGVVRARALAKRLDSDLAIIDKRRPKANVSEVMNIIGDVAGRTCVIMDDMVDTAGTLCKASQALKEQGALRVLAYCTHAVLSGSAVARITESEIDELVVTDTIPLSPEAAACPRIRQISIAELMAETMLRISNEASVSSLFMD; from the coding sequence ATGTCCTACGACAGCCTGATGGTTTTTACCGGCAATGCCAACCCCAAGTTGGCGGCCGATGTGGTCAGACGCCTGCATATTTCGCTAGGCCGCGCCAATGTGGGGCGCTTTTCCGACGGCGAAGTGAATGTCGAAATTCTCGAGCATGTGCGGGGTCAGGATGTGTTCATCCTGCAGTCGACCTGTCAGCCGACCAATGACAACCTGATGGAATTGATGGTCATGGTCGACGCGTTAAAACGCGCTTCAGCTGGCCGTATCACTGCGGCGATCCCCTATTTCGGCTACGCCCGCCAAGATCGCCGGACGCGCTCGGCGCGCGTTGCCATCACCGCCAAAGTAGTCGCCAACATGTTGCAGGCCGTGGGCGTACAGCGCTTGTTAACCGTCGATTTGCATGCGGATCAGATTCAGGGCTTTTTCGATATTCCGGTGGATAACATTTACGCCGCGCCTATTTTGTTGGGCGACATCTGGAAGCAGCAGCATGACAATCTGCTCGTGGTGTCCCCTGATGTGGGCGGGGTGGTGCGTGCCCGCGCATTGGCAAAACGCCTGGATTCGGATTTAGCCATCATCGACAAACGGCGGCCAAAAGCCAATGTGTCAGAAGTGATGAACATCATCGGCGATGTGGCAGGCCGCACCTGCGTCATTATGGACGACATGGTGGATACCGCCGGAACGCTTTGCAAGGCGTCGCAGGCATTAAAAGAGCAAGGCGCTTTGAGAGTGCTCGCTTACTGCACCCATGCGGTGTTGTCTGGTAGCGCGGTGGCGCGCATTACTGAATCCGAGATCGATGAACTGGTTGTGACAGACACGATACCCTTGTCGCCCGAAGCGGCTGCCTGCCCGCGCATTCGCCAGATTTCGATTGCCGAGCTGATGGCCGAGACCATGTTGCGCATCAGCAATGAAGCATCGGTCTCATCCTTGTTCATGGACTAG